A genomic region of Zea mays cultivar B73 chromosome 6, Zm-B73-REFERENCE-NAM-5.0, whole genome shotgun sequence contains the following coding sequences:
- the LOC100382598 gene encoding uncharacterized isoform X1, with protein sequence MPGISSVITLSEMPSASKSKSKDRSAAKVAKEQPKVSAKPLGNGTLASSYNNLSGKFHVLEPSASLLGSQGINKFRNTDEIDEHSRSSHGTGDFDCASNNGSCSDESEDPKEKPTSSVSRVESVPGCDIDKREKIRQKNEKKHQRQKERRAQELHERCKGYLMSRKLEALAQKLVAMGFSADQATMALIQNEGCVEESVTWLCNFDGSEEAKQQLAADQQSGVNLKIDIADELSKIVSLEVKYKCTKQEVERAVVSCEGDLERADEALKTHKQESTAVPPKPEGSSDSSALPNKQQVVLAQNPARAQTNGFSSVGSQQTRREEEISYKLLMNGSGPKDPAIKGFQPMAAPTKPDLGRQQFVQPEKRRLNPNSIPSIPYVASSPLPVAVPQLKSDMRHVAGTNEVKSSMPNGSLRESVIVMQRPQSAGTKQSLPSTSHSMFASEPSARDWYLNGASGVNMMLNGGLGHGLRNMSLDSVSSGRSFGHANHQQSFVSNPIELAANGWGGTWSSGGTSSSRPVVSSFGAFRGWSSSESSPALPHSDWRANGAAPYDYTSVDWSLDTTLLNPAAKSERLSDTWSTMFMGGRSTRTPGNLSGAGIAGLHDSNHPMDPAPSPRPYEWPTFCRGGSS encoded by the exons ATGCCAG GTATATCCAGTGTAATCACTTTGTCAGAAATGCCTTCTGCATCCAAGTCCAAGTCAAAAGATAGATCAGCTGCAAAAGTTGCAAAAGAGCAACCCAAGGTTTCTGCAAAGCCACTGGGAAATGGTACGCTTGCAAGTTCTTATAACAACCTCTCTGGAAAGTTCCATGTTCTGGAACCATCAGCTTCTTTGTTGGGTAGCCAAGGCATCAATAAATTCAGGAATACCGATGAGATAGATGAACATTCTCGCAGCTCCCATGGTACAGGGGATTTCGATTGTGCCTCCAACAACGGTAGCTGCTCTGACGAGTCAGAAGATCCAAAGGAAAAACCAACTAGTAGTGTGTCTCGAGTAGAGTCTGTTCCTGGATGTGATATTGATAAACGAGAGAAAATCAGACAGAAAAATGAGAAGAAGCATCAAAGACAGAAGGAGAGGCGTGCCCAAGAATTGCACGAGCGTTGTAAGGGTTATCTTATGTCTAGAAAATTGGAGGCACTTGCGCAGAAGCTTGTTGCGATGGGTTTCTCAGCAGATCAAGCAACGATGGCCCTTATACAGAATGAGGGTTGCGTTGAGGAGTCTGTTACCTGGCTCTGCAACTTTGATGGCAGTGAGGAAGCTAAGCAACAACTTGCAGCTGATCAACAGTCCGGTGTTAACTTGAAGATTGATATAGCTGATGAGCTTTCAAAGATTGTGAGCTTGGAGGTAAAATATAAGTGTACAAAGCAAGAAGTTGAAAGAGCAGTTGTTTCCTGTGAAGGTGATCTAGAAAGGGCTGATGAGGCCTTGAAGACACACAAGCAAGAATCAACTGCAGTCCCACCAAAGCCTGAGGGATCTAGTGACTCAAGTGCCTTGCCTAACAAGCAGCAAGTTGTACTTGCACAGAACCCTGCAAGGGCTCAAACAAATGGATTTTCATCAGTAGGATCTCAGCAGACGAGAAGAGAGGAGGAGATAAGCTATAAGCTTTTGATGAATGGTAGTGGTCCAAAGGATCCTGCAATTAAAGGGTTTCAGCCAATGGCAGCACCAACTAAGCCAGATTTGGGCCGTCAGCAATTTGTTCAACCTGAGAAGAGACGTCTCAATCCCAACTCGATTCCATCAATTCCTTATGTGGCATCATCTCCTTTGCCTGTTGCAGTGCCACAACTGAAGTCAGACATGCGGCATGTGGCAGGAACTAATGAGGTTAAAAGTTCGATGCCCAATGGAAGCTTGCGAGAGTCGGTAATTGTAATGCAGCGTCCTCAATCTGCAGGTACCAAGCAAAGCCTACCATCCACTAGCCATAGCATGTTTGCGTCAGAACCATCTGCAAGGGATTGGTACTTAAATGGCGCATCAGGTGTCAATATGATGTTGAATGGGGGCTTAGGTCATGGACTAAGGAATATGAGCTTGGACAGTGTTAGTTCTGGCAGGTCGTTTGGGCATGCAAACCATCAACAAAGTTTTGTTTCTAATCCTATAGAGTTGGCTGCCAATGGTTGGGGTGGCACATGGAGTTCTGGAGGTACATCATCTTCCCGTCCTGTGGTGTCATCATTTGGGGCGTTTAGAGGGTGGAGTTCATCCGAGTCGTCCCCTGCATTGCCTCATTCTGATTGGAGAGCCAATGGGGCAGCACCTTATGACTACACCTCAGTAGACTGGAGCCTGGACACAACGTTATTGAACCCAGCAGCAAAGAGCGAGCGGCTGTCGGACACATGGTCAACCATGTTCATGGGTGGCAGATCAACAAGGACACCTGGGAACCTCAGTGGCGCAGGCATAGCTGGGTTGCATGACAGTAACCATCCAATGGATCCTGCTCCATCACCTCGTCCATATGAGTGGCCTACTTTCTGCAGGGGAGGATCTTCCTAG
- the LOC100382598 gene encoding uncharacterized LOC100382598, producing the protein MPSASKSKSKDRSAAKVAKEQPKVSAKPLGNGTLASSYNNLSGKFHVLEPSASLLGSQGINKFRNTDEIDEHSRSSHGTGDFDCASNNGSCSDESEDPKEKPTSSVSRVESVPGCDIDKREKIRQKNEKKHQRQKERRAQELHERCKGYLMSRKLEALAQKLVAMGFSADQATMALIQNEGCVEESVTWLCNFDGSEEAKQQLAADQQSGVNLKIDIADELSKIVSLEVKYKCTKQEVERAVVSCEGDLERADEALKTHKQESTAVPPKPEGSSDSSALPNKQQVVLAQNPARAQTNGFSSVGSQQTRREEEISYKLLMNGSGPKDPAIKGFQPMAAPTKPDLGRQQFVQPEKRRLNPNSIPSIPYVASSPLPVAVPQLKSDMRHVAGTNEVKSSMPNGSLRESVIVMQRPQSAGTKQSLPSTSHSMFASEPSARDWYLNGASGVNMMLNGGLGHGLRNMSLDSVSSGRSFGHANHQQSFVSNPIELAANGWGGTWSSGGTSSSRPVVSSFGAFRGWSSSESSPALPHSDWRANGAAPYDYTSVDWSLDTTLLNPAAKSERLSDTWSTMFMGGRSTRTPGNLSGAGIAGLHDSNHPMDPAPSPRPYEWPTFCRGGSS; encoded by the coding sequence ATGCCTTCTGCATCCAAGTCCAAGTCAAAAGATAGATCAGCTGCAAAAGTTGCAAAAGAGCAACCCAAGGTTTCTGCAAAGCCACTGGGAAATGGTACGCTTGCAAGTTCTTATAACAACCTCTCTGGAAAGTTCCATGTTCTGGAACCATCAGCTTCTTTGTTGGGTAGCCAAGGCATCAATAAATTCAGGAATACCGATGAGATAGATGAACATTCTCGCAGCTCCCATGGTACAGGGGATTTCGATTGTGCCTCCAACAACGGTAGCTGCTCTGACGAGTCAGAAGATCCAAAGGAAAAACCAACTAGTAGTGTGTCTCGAGTAGAGTCTGTTCCTGGATGTGATATTGATAAACGAGAGAAAATCAGACAGAAAAATGAGAAGAAGCATCAAAGACAGAAGGAGAGGCGTGCCCAAGAATTGCACGAGCGTTGTAAGGGTTATCTTATGTCTAGAAAATTGGAGGCACTTGCGCAGAAGCTTGTTGCGATGGGTTTCTCAGCAGATCAAGCAACGATGGCCCTTATACAGAATGAGGGTTGCGTTGAGGAGTCTGTTACCTGGCTCTGCAACTTTGATGGCAGTGAGGAAGCTAAGCAACAACTTGCAGCTGATCAACAGTCCGGTGTTAACTTGAAGATTGATATAGCTGATGAGCTTTCAAAGATTGTGAGCTTGGAGGTAAAATATAAGTGTACAAAGCAAGAAGTTGAAAGAGCAGTTGTTTCCTGTGAAGGTGATCTAGAAAGGGCTGATGAGGCCTTGAAGACACACAAGCAAGAATCAACTGCAGTCCCACCAAAGCCTGAGGGATCTAGTGACTCAAGTGCCTTGCCTAACAAGCAGCAAGTTGTACTTGCACAGAACCCTGCAAGGGCTCAAACAAATGGATTTTCATCAGTAGGATCTCAGCAGACGAGAAGAGAGGAGGAGATAAGCTATAAGCTTTTGATGAATGGTAGTGGTCCAAAGGATCCTGCAATTAAAGGGTTTCAGCCAATGGCAGCACCAACTAAGCCAGATTTGGGCCGTCAGCAATTTGTTCAACCTGAGAAGAGACGTCTCAATCCCAACTCGATTCCATCAATTCCTTATGTGGCATCATCTCCTTTGCCTGTTGCAGTGCCACAACTGAAGTCAGACATGCGGCATGTGGCAGGAACTAATGAGGTTAAAAGTTCGATGCCCAATGGAAGCTTGCGAGAGTCGGTAATTGTAATGCAGCGTCCTCAATCTGCAGGTACCAAGCAAAGCCTACCATCCACTAGCCATAGCATGTTTGCGTCAGAACCATCTGCAAGGGATTGGTACTTAAATGGCGCATCAGGTGTCAATATGATGTTGAATGGGGGCTTAGGTCATGGACTAAGGAATATGAGCTTGGACAGTGTTAGTTCTGGCAGGTCGTTTGGGCATGCAAACCATCAACAAAGTTTTGTTTCTAATCCTATAGAGTTGGCTGCCAATGGTTGGGGTGGCACATGGAGTTCTGGAGGTACATCATCTTCCCGTCCTGTGGTGTCATCATTTGGGGCGTTTAGAGGGTGGAGTTCATCCGAGTCGTCCCCTGCATTGCCTCATTCTGATTGGAGAGCCAATGGGGCAGCACCTTATGACTACACCTCAGTAGACTGGAGCCTGGACACAACGTTATTGAACCCAGCAGCAAAGAGCGAGCGGCTGTCGGACACATGGTCAACCATGTTCATGGGTGGCAGATCAACAAGGACACCTGGGAACCTCAGTGGCGCAGGCATAGCTGGGTTGCATGACAGTAACCATCCAATGGATCCTGCTCCATCACCTCGTCCATATGAGTGGCCTACTTTCTGCAGGGGAGGATCTTCCTAG